In Glycine max cultivar Williams 82 chromosome 4, Glycine_max_v4.0, whole genome shotgun sequence, the genomic stretch CCTTTATATCCTTGTTTTTGTTAGAGCTTTTGTAAGTCTGATACTGTCATTTGTTACctacttttaattatttctaattttacaAAGGTGACGGTCATTCAGATTTTGATGCTTATGCGCCAAAGGATTTGCTTATTGTGACAACGGGATCTCAAGTAAGTACTTTTAAGGCCCTTTAAAGACTGTCTAGTTCCATTGACTTACAAAAGTTTATGGCATTTCACCAAATATGTGCTATTGTGTTAGGCAGAGCCACGTGCTGCCTTTAATCTTGCATATTTTGGAAGTAGTCATTCTTTCAAGCTGACAAAGGAAGATATTGTTTTGTATTTAGCTAAGGTATGATAATTGCATTGGGTATTTGCCTGGTTGATTTATCTAAAGCACATCAAGTATAGCTGAAGGCTTGTTTAGGAACACTTAAATTCTTTGAAATAATTGTATTCTTTTTAAAGCTATCTCAGGAAGCTggcaaaaaaatgattatttcctTAAAATATGCTATAATCTAAAATGCACAATGGACTACATTAACCTTTTGCTAATGAACCAATACCAGTATATGAActtgcaatttactatttttactttcaaatttaaatccATTCTTTACCAACTTCTAATTTTTCTGGCTGACCTTTTGCTTGTGTTAgttgttgaaattttttctgggtgaagaaaaaagataattatgaaaatttctATCTACTAATGTGTTGTTACTGAGTTCTTTGCtttttatatcattgttaggTTATCCCTGCTAATGGGTCTCATGTTATGGAATTGCTAAACAACATATCAGAGATTGGATCAACTATAGTTATGGGGAAGAATGAATGTATGCATATGTCTGGTCATGGGTATCGTGGAGAATTAGAAAATCCTGTAGCTGTTCTTGCTAATGAGATAAACACAAAGTTTTCTGGAAAGTTAAATGTGGATGGGATGTCGACATTGAGAAAAATGGTGGATGGACATGAGAAAGAAAATCAGAGAACCAAAATGCAAATAAGAGGTAACATCAATTTACATTTGAAGAATACATTTAAAATTGTGGAGGTCTTGTTGGTTtgcattttgtttgtttatgtgCAATTGAGCATTTTATATAAAGGTGAATAGGTCATGTTAATTGTATGTTTTATTCATAGATCAAGCAATCTCTCAATAATATGCATTATGATGCTAAAACAAAGATTGAGAAACAAGATAGAATGATAGGAATGCAGAATCTCCTCCTGGTATTCAAGAGACCAGGGCTATCCCTCCTACTCCTACTGTAGGCATTCATGAGACCTGACCTCTCTTTAATCACAATGTTGATCACTATTGATTCCCTCCTATTACTTAGAACCTGTCATCTATCGTATTCCCTCCTTTTGGGATTGAGAGGCAGAATAGAGACATCATGGGGCCAAGCCTGCTTTGGTACCAACTTGAGAAAGTTTTAGAGAATTACTAGCagagaattaattttttgaataactCGAGTTACTCAGTTGATCTAGTAATTACAATTTTGTATTTACAACGAGATTAATGATGATTATAGTTCCCAAGTACATGCATTGTATATTCTAGGTACAGGAATAGCCATGCACATGAATCTGAACATAAATTGCTACAGGTTCCAATAGGCATTTAACTACTAATTCCAGCAATGCCACTATCCACTCCAAGAGTCCTCTGTGGATCATTAGTTCTGATAATATTACTGAAGTACCCTAGACTAGAAAACTAAAACTATTTTAGAGCATTGAAACAAAAGACTTCAACTTAAGAAACCTGGTTTCAGGAAAATGACATATCATGTCTCATAAAAGAACCTTAGTTGCATACAATTATTTAGAATAAGATTTCAATGCTTGAGAATAACATGCCAATATTGAAATACAAGGAAAAAGAATCCACTTTTTTAGATTTCTAGAAGAGGTATTGTCCTGGGATTACCTGTATGGAACCTGAAATGCAAATTAGAACCCAGATTTTTTGAATAGTGATGCATAGGTTGCCAGGTCTTCCTCAGAGAACTATGGTGGCAGGTAGGGGTGGAAATGAGCCGAGCAGCTTGTCGAGGGCCTTTGGCTTGACTTATGTAAGGCTCGGCTTGTTTACCATAAAGGCCAAGctcaagctttttaaaaagcCTCTTTAGATAAAAAGGCCAAgcttaaactataaaaaaggCTTGTTAAACTTAACAAACCGGCTTGTTtaactaacaataataataataataataataataataataataataactttattttatcaaatcttatcttatttagattttattttatccagattttattccatctagattttatttcatccagattttatttcatccaatcttatcttatcttgtccagattttattttatttcgtttatggtcttggacttaaaatagatttatgagctttggggctgaggacctatataacagcaccaaggttttagtttagagagatttttttggagaggagaataattctaggattttagaattccagtttttattactgttcatgcacacttttcacgtagaataaaattcattttctgcaatttcgtttcggCTTCAATCTACAGTTtcgtttctactgattaatggaaggctaagtctctagcattgttttctcttgaggatcaaacgcagttctctttgaggttttgttattactattgaatactgatcagttttttttcttcaccaattactttttatttgttgctattaatccatgcatgcttagtgcttgattaattgtctatgcgcttaatttacgttcatgcttaatgatcagtttcgttcatgattaattggtgtatgtgttgtttagtcacataatgacaaccttatcttaattttcgcttagtaatttaatttagggttggattaagtggttgaactgattaaggataaattctcgtaacctaagataagagacttgcttgtgaattaagggaaaaaatgttttaattctgttattttctaattcaaatttgtttgctgtttaatttacaaaaataaacaaccCCCCAATtggttactattttattactatctattatgaacgtttggttgaccattgcttgttgggagacgacctaggatcacttcctatatactgcatttttaatgtttatttgattcgggtatggccttGATCAATAGTATATAAGATATGGCTTGAGTAGACTAAGATGAAATTATtgtagatatatttttaaaaaaaatatttaatatacttatatattcaaaaattggatttaaaattgttaatttaactaataataacttTTGTTTAGCTATATTAGTGTAAATCATCTctaatccatacattttttaatattatgctctttttattttcttttgatatactttgtactttaacgacttgaattcaatatgattttgtttatcaattatttttggatttgtacattacttatacgaaattttataagtttctttttttagttagtatttcactaggttttaaaataattaattaatcaaagacgTCTTTAAGCAAGCTTTTAAATAGGCTCATGGTCCAAGCCAGGCTTTTATGTAAGCCGAGCCGAGCCTTAAAAAAAAGCCTATGACAGGTAATAAGCCAAGCTCAAGCCTAATAAAGCTTGGCTTGGCTTGGCTCATTTCCACCCCTAGTGGCAGGGCAGTAGTTGGGTCATACAAATCCATGATTTCCTGATTATCACCTATTATTGGTATCTCACTTCTAGAGAAGAATGTGTAGATGTTCCTTATAACTGACTTAACATCAAAGCGAACAAAATCTGCTTCTGCCCTCCCAGCCTCCTGAATATTGTTAATCATTAGTTCATACAATTAGCCTAAGTTTTCACTAGCTTGAATCAAAAGGGTGTTGTTTTTTCCCTTTGCATTTGATATAACCACATAAGTATATGAGATAAATCAAACATGACTTTAGTTTTCTATCTTGGTCTCTTTATTATGGGtttgcttatatttgagacAAGTTTTAATGGAAAATTTGgtgataaaatttgttaatttcagAATTGTCTATGAATGTATTATTCTATAATTCTTGAAACTCGTGTAGTTTGTTAAGTATGATAGATATTACTCAAATTGTGTTGTATAGCGCATATATGTTGTTGCATACCTTGGTAATGCTTAATGAATCCAACGGACCCACGACATCATCAACAAGGTCAAGTAAGTTTGCTTTTTGTGGCTCCGCGGGATGCTCAGAAAGTCCATAACCTCTAAAATCAAAGGCAATAGCCCGGTAGCCAGCATTTGCTGCAGCAATCATCTAGTGCCTCCATGTATACCATATTTCTTGGAATCCATGTAAGAAAACCAGTGCCTTTTGACTTGCACCAAcagaattatcactaaaaaaaatcacacattttAAGATGGTTCTGCCAAGAACCGTCTAGTACATTCTAAGAAGGTCTTGATCCGTATGGGTTTTTttgttgaagaatttttttcaatttttcttctaaatttgtttttttttttaacttttgatttgtcaattgttatttaaattgtttCGTAGTGTAATGTTGTTTTGTAATGTtagtgaaattttataattttttctgatttatatgttaattattgattttatttataaaaaatatattagttattattaagattagattagattgctaaaattaagattaaattgggtaaataattaattttcaatattgttatattatatttgtttcacttttaaaaaaaatcaaaaaaaatatttaaaagatattgaatttgttacttttgaaaaaatattgaaatcataattaaaaataatttaaatttttcagttacaataaatatttaaacgaaaatttttaataattaaaatttgttataaaaatattgaaacataatttttaattgtacaataaatctattagttataaaaattatgaaaccaacatttaaaatatgataagatttttagtttaagataatgattgaaataaaatttaaaaatatatttgatttagtagttataaaaaatattgaaaccaaaatttaagatatgataatattgttagtttaagataatgattgaaataaattttaaaaatatatgtgatttagaagttataaaaaatattgaaaccaaaaattaaaatttaaaatatgataagattattagtttaagataatgattgaaatcaaatttaaaaatatattaaatttgttagttataaGAAATatggaaaccaaaatttaaaatatgataagattgttagtttaagataatgattgaaattaaatttaaaaatatatttgattttgtagttataaaaaatattgaaaccaaaatttaaaatttaaaataagataagattgttaatttaagataatgattgaaatcaaatttaaaaatatattaaatttattagttaTAAGAAATatggaaaccaaaatttaaaatatgataagatttttagtttaaggtaatgattgaaattaaatttaaaaatatatttgattttgtagttaaaaagaaatattgaaaccaaaatttaaaagttaagatatgataagattgttagtttaagataatgattgaaatcaaatttaaaaatatattagtagttataaaaaatattaaaccaaaatttaagatttaaaatttatttattaatccatgttttaattttttttaaattatttttttagaaattttttattcatttaaattatttacaaaatttgataattaaataaattgatatttaattgaatgatgtatttagatgtttattataatgattaaaaattaaataaatatgatatttaattgaatgatgtatttagatttttttataacaattgataattaaataaatttgatatttttttacatctgtaaatacttattaaatctatcatttttatatgtaaacaaattaattattatataaaaaataatcatcacaaaatttattatgtaaatttacatatacattaaatataaattaaaaattttagtgttatatacaGCGACACTATTTGTTTATAACATAACGAGTCTATTAGCTCAGTTGTTTGAGTGTTCTATTAATAATGCAAGTGACCCGTATgtgcatacaattttttttgcttaCCTTTCCTTCTCCAACGACGAAAACCAACCAAAAATCACCGTATACTCCTAACAAACGCATGTACACCACCAGAGACCAAATACGCTTCCAAACCTCCCTTAACGGAAGCAAATTACACTAAGTGACGAaaattttatggaaaaaaaatggcgctgcagaaataaaaaaaatcctacttcTATTTATAACCGAAATATGTATTTCATCAAGTGCTCCAATCGAATtctaaaaacatttcaaaataaaaaataagttgtaatCACTTAAAGTACCTTATAATTACTAACAAATGACAAACTTACCTTAAACCATCTCCATTTATTTTCCATCGAGCCCTCTAGATTATAGTCATGGAACTTCAAATATTCTTTGTTTACTTTCATTATAGCTCGTAGGACATTCTTGAATTGCCTACTAATTGTTTCCATGGAtctacaataattaaaatgtacaACTCTATACTTTAGGTTGTGAGCAAGGATAAGCAAAAACATTGCCACGGCTTCAGCTACTGGAACATTTCTTGTTTTTACCAATTGTCCTTTCTCTTGTAAAATTCTACAAAGcttaaaaaatgtctttttactGACCCTTAATTGTTCAATGCAATCAGTTTTTGTTCTCCTGTATAGACGATTGAGGAAACTATGTCTTTCTAATTCCAAATTTCAAACAGGTTCCTTAACAAAGTACTTGTCATGATAACAAGTCAGTGCACCCAAAAGCATAGTGACAACACtaacaataatgaaaaatgtttgttcaagttcttcttcctcctcttcatcTCTTATACGTTTTCTTGAAGCAACTGAAGCATCAACTATACTACTTTCCATTTCTTGACCATCCATACTATATAActaaaagaaaagtaatataataacaaaggaTGTTATTAACTTTAATAAACTATTCACAAAAGCTCtatgacaaagaaaaaaaaaaagaaaataacaaatagtATATATAATGCATAAAATTATGGGTAAAGTTTTCTTTCCCTTAACTATGAGGCACAACAGAATTATTTACAATTAGATATATAGTTCTATTTCTCACAATAATTAGAAATTCCCACttataaatgtttaaatctGTATTGAAATCCTAGTGCAACAAGTttattatacattaaaaaatcctAGTGTTGACAATTGCATCTTAGAGAAATGCTAGTAGGTAGTACCTGCATCAcaaattagtttataaattttgaatgccTAACTGGTATCTAATTAGTGGGGAACAATGTTTGATGGTACTGCACTACTGCTATATGATATTATGCTCTTCACAATTGAGAGCTCATATATGTGTACTGGTATGTGATATGTTTCATACAAAATTGGATAATTTGTCAAAGCATTTTTACCAAAATTATAAGCAATatttttatggtcattttgtaCACAATACTTCTATACTTCTAACCCATTTTGATTGCATGAGTTAAATTTGATAAGCATGTCAACTTTAGTTCATTTGTATCAACATTGTATTTGTATGGGTGATATCTGGCTTGGTCATTTGAGTAACAGACTTACTGCACTTAATTGACATGAATAAGTCAATAAGCAAACCATTTAAGCATTTGAGAAATTATGAGACTTATATATACCTCtgaccataaaaaataaataaattcggAAAAcatttaacaacaaaaataatttatgctctttgtaaaaaaatgtttcaagaAATGCTAGCAGGTCCTTACATACTTGGATTAAACTTTTTGAACATCATTCTACCAAACACGATTATTTGCCTAACACTGATTTAACTACTTTAAATAGCATTCTATTACATGAGTGTtcagttaattaattctccttttgtgaatgtgattttttagtctggagtacagcaaaattggggattttaattatgttgttgctgcaagattaatttattttaatataacccTTTTTGTAGGCAAAGACAATGTAGGTAGAAGCAGCCTACACGTATTCTTAATATGTTTCTttccattgaatttttttattagaattgtTGTGACAAAATTTTTCTTTAGCTTGAGAAGTTTTCATGGCATTAGATTGGAAATACTATGATTTTGTGTCTACTTTCCCCAATTTCAAGTTGGGCAATTTCAAGTTAGAATGCCTCTAAGGCATGTATGCATTGGTTTGCTATGTTACCTATATATGAACTTTTGTGTGGTGTCACTGTCGTGTCTGTTGCTTGGTTCACTGATGTCTCCCTACTTTTGCTCTTAACAATTAAAGGTTGTCTAATTTTCACTTATAAACTGTAAGTTTTTCCTTGAAACAGCAAAAATAACTTCTGCCAACTATACCGTCACATACCttgtctcttctctttctcttgtaGTAAGATGTGAAAGCCTTCAATTATAAACTGAGAAAAGTGATCTCTCTCTCGCTCCTGAAATGTAAAACCATAATTTCAGGATAAGAAAAGGAAATCAAGCTTTATTAACTACTTTGCAAGCAAGTTTGCTAGTATCAATGTAAACCTCAGCTTACATAGAAAGCTAAATATATAAAGCCGAAATAGTTTCAAGTTAGACAGCTTATGAGTTCATGGAAAAGTATCTTGCTTAGTTATAATTATCAAAAGAGAACAACAACATGTGGTTTGGATTGAGGATGTATTGATGTAGTATAGTTTATCAGAGTCACACACTACCCTTGTAAACCCTACATGGCATAACAACAACCAAGCCTTTCCCACTAGGTTGGATCAGCTACATTGATCAAACAATGacttgttttaatatttttgacaAACCATTAATCGCTAAATTCTTTTGAATGATTTTGCGTATAACTTTTCGTAGTCTCTCTCCATCTCTAGTGACAAGGATACCCTCcatcttatttgctctctttatAGGAACATCTAGAGGTGTTCTCAGCTCTCTAAGACACAACAGTGacacactccaccaaaagcatTTAGGAGCAGCAAAGAATCATTCAGATCTGCTCTACCACTGTAGTGGCCATTATAGCAGGAATTAACAACCCGGTAAAATATCTctacatttaatattatactatcaattttgctatttttttgaATCAGAAACTGATCCAGCTTCAAAGCCTCTTATTCTCTGGCTCAATGGAGGTCTGTAGATGGAACTATGCCTTAAGGTCACTACAACAACATGCAAAGAACAACATAAGATCTTATAGCCAAGCTAGGAAATTGTCCTCTGCATCCTTTGCTGCGGTTTCCAATAGAATACTCAACAAAAGAAAGGAGATGTGATAACAAATTGTATAATGTATTTGTTACTTAGATGCAACATCATATCTTATAATCAAACAAactcaaatccaaatccaacatAGTTTGGTGAAATGCAACCTACAAACCGTAGATTATAGACACAAAATGCAAATTAATGAAATCAAATAGTAAAAACAGGATTAAAACAAAGATGAACAAGAAAAAATCCTATAATACTTAGATGAGAGAGCGAGAGAGACTAACCAGAGATAGAGAAGTTGTGTTTCAGAGAAGAACATGTTGAGATTGAGTGTTGTTGCAAGAGAGAGATTCAATGAGGGAGGAGAGAGAGATTCAATGAGCGCACAGAGAGATTGAGCATAGAGAAGGGTGAGAAGCTGttggaagaagaaagagaacatgtaatttcaaattctttaatttttgaaagaatttaaaatcctaatatttaagttaattaaaatactttACCAAAAtactgaaatttcaatttctcttcaaattttttatccaaacatcttATTTAActgaaaagtaattaaaattctttaaaaaattgaattctcCTATTAAATTTCCCCATCCAAACATACTATAAggatatttttaacattttagaaAATTGTTAGGCGCCCCAAACAATTCCCTATTTTATTTGGCAAGACCAAAAGTGAGAGACTATTATCTGTGCTTGTCCCACGTGTTATCATTTCTAATAGTTGCAATATATGTCACCTAATTACTAAATTGAACCTttctaatttgttattttaaggTTAATTCATGTACTttgttaatgtaattttttccattattaattaatcaaaaatcaggttaaatataaattttaaaataattatacaaaagTTAACAACTTATTATAAAGTTATAGATTTAATGTGCATTCTAgttaaattctaaattaaattgtaaatgataattaattactaatttactaTTTTGGTCTTATAATTTTCCAACTTATTTCCTCcacattttttcttctatcCTTTAACCATTCGCTACATTAAAgtgaatcttaatttttttcatcaaagtTAATAGTAGTTATGCTTTTGTATCACTTAACCACTTATCCtctatgtatattatatttttttgtaatctcTGTATATTAAATTAGcataaaaatatgaaacttaTCTATAATGATaatgctaaaaaaatataatcaataatcTTTAAGTTCAAGTCAGTGttaaatgtttgaaaaaaagTAGTGTGACCTATAATGGTTCAACTTGAATCAAACATAATGACCTCTTTATGGTCTAGAATCTagacaaaaaattatgtaaaatctTGGTTAGttccttgttttcttttttatttttattataaaaatattatttttaaagatggttcaaatatgtttttggtccatGTAAAAAAACTTGATCATTTTAGTCACGacaagttttcatttttttttaattttattccctggaagatattttattcatttttaatttttataaatttgtattttttaattttgatcactATAAGTACAAATTTATAGgactataaatgaaaaaattaaaatcttaaagggaataaaattaaataaatgaaaaattgaaaaaaagggattaaaattgaaaaaaaaatacaaacttaaaggattagaaatgaagaaaaaacttaaaagaactaaaattaacaattttttttatttttgatgcatgtaagtttatttttttaattttgacttaaatatatttttgtttcatataaGTTAGCTCTTTTTCATGTTTTGTccgtgtaatattttttttttttcatttttagtctttgtaattttatcgattttcaattttaattcatttaagatactaattttttcatttatagttCTCATACATTTGTGtttataagattaaaattaaaaaatataaacttataaagactaaaaataaataaaatatcttactgaaataaaaattaaaaaaacataaatttatagagactaaaaaaaacttacagtgaaaaaatgaaaaaacattaactttttaaaactgaaaacatatttaagtatgTAAATCGATGTTTTTACATTCTTGATCCTtgttatattctatttttttataattttcataaatttatatttataaaaatcaaaattaaaaaaatacaaatttaaataaactaaaaataaacaaaatatcttacataaattaaattgaaaacacacacaaaaattagaaaaataagctTACCatcaacaaatataaaaaatggttACAAAACGAAAAGATATTTAAGAATGTAAAGATTTGTATGAAACTTTCCCAACCCTCTTCATTCCCAAATGTTGAGACCCACCCAAACCTGGACGTGAGCGTAGCTACCAGAACTGAAGTGATCATCTCCGGCGAACCTCGACTGCATCTCAACCTGTGTCTCTTCGAATTGTTTAACTTTGAGGTCTTCGAAGGACAGGACCGTGTAGAGACATTTTGGGGGTCTAAGACAAAAATGTTAAatgggtattttttttacaagaattttaaaaagacttagtatattatataaaatatcaatttttatattaatcttttaGCTTTTTTAGCTGCAAAATCATTTATGAGAATTTTATAATCAAGCAATTTTAGCACTTCactttcaatagataaaatagcTAACACATTCAATCTATCTTGTAacattgttaattttaaatatgatttaagcaatt encodes the following:
- the LOC102667161 gene encoding ribonuclease J, whose protein sequence is MILQVVQLVDVLFMLGDGHSDFDAYAPKDLLIVTTGSQAEPRAAFNLAYFGSSHSFKLTKEDIVLYLAKVIPANGSHVMELLNNISEIGSTIVMGKNECMHMSGHGYRGELENPVAVLANEINTKFSGKLNVDGMSTLRKMVDGHEKENQRTKMQIRGNINLHLKNTFKIVEVLLVCILFVYVQLSILYKGE